A region of the Alligator mississippiensis isolate rAllMis1 chromosome 5, rAllMis1, whole genome shotgun sequence genome:
ccagctaggtgattatcaagCCCTCctattgaagacccccagggtaggggcaagcaccacttcccctggaagttggtttccagctcctagccgccctgactgtgaagtagtgcctcctgacaactagcctgaatctactcctctgtcaacttatggccgttattcctcgttactcctggtagtgctcgagggaacagggactctcccatagcctgctggtctcccttggccagtttgtagatgaccaccagatcccctctcagccttctcttgtggaggctgaacaggttcaggtcccttagcctttccttgtagggcctgccctgttgccccctgatcttgcaagtggccctcctctggacccctcctcaatgctgtccacatccctccctgaagtgcagcgcccagggctggatgcaatactccaactgtggcctgaccaatgtcgcatagaggaggaggatcacctccttggaccctgctctcatgatgcatctgtggatgcacgacaaggcgcggttagccttcctgactgcatccccacatgtGACAGGAGGACTAGTGAGATCTGAATCAAGTGAGATATGTGGTATGAGGAGCTGTCAGATGTTAGGTAAAAGGGCAAGAATTGAGAGAGATGGGATGAGGAGTTGACTATTATGAgatgaaggggaaggggagtgacACAGGTGACAGGATGATAGGTCAGATGTAAAGTGAAAAGGTGGGGGTGTATATGTCAGAAGGGTCTTTTAGAGCTGAGGGGAAGAGTGGGAGAACAATGCATGTGGTGAGGGCTGAGGTGAaaatggaagagagagagagatgaggccCAAGAAGCTGTCAGATCTGATGTGAAGTGGTGGAGGCCTGTGGCTGGGGGTTGGTGGAAATAATTTTTACGTGTACGTGGCTGGACTTGAAACAGGAAGGAGTTTGAGGAGCTCTGAGGTGAGAGGAGTGGGGGAATGGATAAGATATTGCACGAGAGTCACATTGCATGCAGGGGAGGGCaagggtgaggaggggagggagatagCCTTTTTGGCTTCCTGGAAGCTGTGAGAAGCCTCAAGCCTTTGCTGCATCACTGGTGCTCCGGGCAGGGACTTGAGGTCCCACTCAGGCACTCCGGCTTACTGATAAGTAAGCCGGGGCAGGACTTGGGGTCCCACTCAGCCCTCACCACATGCATTGttctccccactcttcccctcagCTCCTCCCTTCCTGTCCCTGCCATTACCTTTGTTCTTGCTTATTAATTTGGAGACAGTCATTAACCTCTGGGGCTCCTTGCCCCTCCCTTAACTGAGTGTATCACATCTTGGGGAGGTTATCTCAAACAGACTATGCACTTCTTGAGAGGGCCTGCAACAACCTCCTTTCTGCCCTTGATGCCTCATGGCTTCTTCATTCCCAAATTATCCACAAGCATAAACCGTTCAGATAAAACAAACTCTTCCTCTAGGCTCTCTTCCACGTTATCCTGATGGCTTCCCCCAGCTACAGCCTGTGCAGGCTTACTCACTGGTTGCCTTTCCTCAAAGGAGCCTCTTTTCACCGCTGCTGACTGGACCCAACTGCTTTACTCAGACATGATCAGAACCACTCAGTGTAAAGATTTCTCATTCAAAATGTCCTTTAAATATGCAAAATTGTCAGATATTTCAACAACAGAAATAATATTTCAGTAATGTTATCAATCTCTCTCTTATTGAAAAGGGCGGTGACAAGTTAGTTTGTCAAAACTTTCTTTCCGCCTTTGCAGAAATAGGGATAGAAGACATGGTTTGGACATCAAACTTCTACAAGCataaattccccccccccccccccccccaccccccccccccccccccccccccccccccccacccccctccccccccccccccccccccccccccccccccccccccccccccacccccccccccccccccccccccccacccctctcccccgcccccccccaccgccccccccccctccgcccccccaccccccccccccccagcctcccgcccccccccccccctcccccccccccccccccaccccccccccaccccccctccccccccccccccccccccccccccccccccccccccccccccccccccccccccctccccccaccccccccccccccccccccccccccccccccccccccccccccccccccccccccctccccccccccccccccccccccatcatccatccccccccccccccccccccccacccccccccccccccccccccccccccccccccccaccccccacccccccccccccccccccccccaaccccccccccccccccccccctccccccccctccccccccccacccccccccaccccccccacccccccccccccccccctcccccccccccaccccccccccccccccccccccccccacccccccctacccccccccccaccccccccccccacccccccccccccccccccccccccccacccccccccccccccccccccctcccaccccccccccccccccctccccctccccccccccccccacccccccccccccacccctccccccccccccccccccccccccccccccccccccgccccccgcccctcccccccccaccaccccccccccccccccccccccccccccccccccccccccccccccccccacccccccccccccccccccccccccccccccccccacccccccccgcacccccccaccccccacgcccccccccccaccccccccccccccccccccccccccgcccccccccccccccccccccccccctccccccccacccccccccccccccccccccccccccccccccccccccccccacccccccaccccacccccccccccccccccccccccccaccccccccaccccccccccccccccccccccccccccccccccccccccccccgccccccccccccccacccccccccacccccccccccccccccccccccccccccccccccccccccaaccccccccccccccccccaccccccccccccccccccccccccccccccccccccccccccccccccccccccccccccccccccaccccccccccccccccccccccaccccccccccccccccccccccaccccccctccccccccccccccccccccccccaccccccccccccctccccccccccccccccccccccccaccccccccccccccctcccccccccccccaccaccccccccacccccccccccccccccccacccccccccccccaccccaccccccccctcccccccccccccccccccccccaccccccccccacccccccccccccccccccccccccccccccccccccccaacccccccccccccccccccctcataaTTGAACAGTTTGTgagaatttaatttttattgaaaAGAGGCCCATGTGGAGTCCTGTAGTTCCAAAATAACAAAGAAATATCAGAATTCTTTAGTGAAGTTTCCATTTTTGATTCAGTTTAGACTCCAGGTAGAAGAATGCCACCTATTACAATGCAGGTGCTGAATTGCATGTCAGTAGATATTACAATGGGTGTAGGAAGTGTGGCCAGAGGAATCTGGCTACACTCTCCACATTACCATTCAAGACTAACTAGCAGATTCAAGTCATCAGAGTGACTGCTGTCTGTGCACGCCCAGACATTCCCATCATGGTTGTGTCTTGCTCTGACACATCTCCTCACAATTATAAGCAGGTGTTACAAAGAGCTGTGCTCCAATTgcaatgcacagtagcaaagagGTCCACAGGCCCCACAAACCCCATGACTTCTGCTACCTCCTTTTGAACATCaccaaataaatacataaactgTCAGACATCAACAAATGTAGAGCATGCTTCTGGGGAGATTTCGTGGGTTTCTGTTTCCAGTAGGTGAGCCAATGGTAAGATAATGGCAGGAGACAATGATCTGCTGGTGACAGAGCACTCCTTGAACTCTCATGTCACCTATGGCACAGGTCCCCTTCTTCAGGCTGCTGTTGTCTGTCTATATTGTGACCCTGATGGAAAATGGGCTCATTGTGGTGATTGTGTCTGACCCCCATTTCCACACTCCCATGTTCTTCCTCAGCAAACATCTCCTTCCTCAACATCTGCTACACCTCCAGTAGCAATCTGCCCCAACAGACGCTGGCAATCTGCTTTACAGAGAGACCTATCATACCTTCAAGGGAGTTAGATTTCCCTTTACTAGGTATGACCCATTGCTTCCTGCTGGCTATCATGGCTTACCAACTGTTTGTGGCCATCTGCAACTTTCTGAATTACCCTTTAAGCAGAAGCAGAAATGTCTGCCTTTATCTGGCAGCTGCCTCCTGGGCCATCATCTTTCTGCTGACTCTGACTGGGCAGTAATCTAGCCAAGAAACTTCCGTGGACAAAATGTTATCAACACTTCACTTGAGAAGTGTAAGCATTCATCAAACTGATATGCTTAGACACACATATTAATGAGTCTCGTAACATGGCCTCTGGTCTGGTATAACCTGGCTGTGTCCTTTGTCTTCATCAAGGTGACATATGTGTACATAGTGCGCGGGCTGGGCCCCAAGCCCGCCCTCATCGCCATGCGCGGctgtgattctgatcccattctggccgccatgggcaagctgggggcgaaccggggtcgtaccggacccgtctccagtgcacacgggctgtggccgtcagcccggacacgcgggggTGGGAGAAACCGTGGGATGGTTTTGTgtacgcgagttagaattagtcatggaggcgtaacggttgattgaaaagattgtttacttacacccaaagatggtatcggcgTAGGCTGGAtaactttccaggcacagctcccgcttgaaccctcgttggaggactctgacaaaacgattgctcccacggagtttgctaggctccgtgggttttgttatttggttcccaggcccccggagctgttaagactccgtgggttcgaaaattgggctcGGTCCGGTGTCTATTCCctggagttgctgaagctccgcgcggtccggttaagttgggttcgaaaagttttcCCGGAggtattcaggctccgcgggtccgataagttttcctcggagtttgctaggctctgcagggtccgaaattataggaaagggatacgtctaggattgtgctcggcgacggggagaggcgagaagcgaaagctccgtagggctcggctctattgcctctctctgcctgctttaGGGAGGCGTGCCGGATCTGTGAGGgtccacagcacttggagatcttcacacagaatatctctctctcctccctcctctggtgTTATTGGAGtcttccaacttgggcggaaactacccaagccttatgtaaggctagcaagccaatctctagctgccacgtgtgcctaaattaggagtcggcccaataacatggcgtggactctaatacaaatggcaggaacttctttgcggcgagcatcactacgatgcaaaaggaatgcacactgcaaagaagctgtaattttggcgggaaatcccccattgcaccagagctctccctagcagcagagagctctactgtgcaaagaaagcaacgAAAATGgtaggaaataatttagcggtgccgaagcacacacaaacaaaaaatcacaactttgggttgtgacacataggTCTATCAATGCAGTGCATCCATATGGCCCAGGGCAGGACCAAAGTTTTCTCCACTGGTGGCTCCCATCTGAGAGTGATGAATATATTCCATGGCATAGCCATGCCCATGGACTTTCAGTCTCAGTCCAAATCTACTTTGTATCAGGACAGGATGGTTTCCATGTTCTATGGTGTCATTCTCCTAGAATGACGTATTTCTCACAGATCTCCCTGTCATGCCTTTCTAAGGAGCCTTGCTTCTCTAGACCCCAGTGCCTGAGAACCCAGCCCTAGGTTTTGCTTGTGTGTCAGGAGACCTTTCCTTATTGCCCACACATGAGTCCCTAACACCCTAGAAAACTACTATTCCCAGAACACTTTGGACTTCGTGGCACACATTAGCTCCTGCATCATCCGGCTGAGTGGTCCCCTGGTGGATGATATAGAAAGGTTGTGCCAAGCTGGGAAGTTTAAAGAAGGCACAGACCCAGCAGAAGGAGAGAGAGCAGGAGATGGGGATGCTGGAAGGAGCCTGGTAGGCCCACGCTTACCGCTGGGAAAGGGCCCTGGGTTAAAAAGCCAGAGTGAAGAAGGGAAGAAGTTGAGCCAGGAAGTCAAGGGGCCTTTAGGGAAGCCCCTGAACTTGAAAGCATGCAGACTCAATATGCCAGACCAGCCTGTCCTGAGGTAAGGATAGGAAGAATCATTAGGACGGGGAGGACTTGGGGTGCAGCCCCAAGCCGAGAGGCATCAGGTACCTAGAAATAGTTGGGCCTGAGGAAAATGGCAACCCAGTTTGTCCATAGGGACATTTAGCGTTTTGGGGATGATTACTTGCTTTGATAGTTCCTCGACCGGGTGCTGGAGAGACGCTATCCCACTGAGCAGTTGCAGGACCATGACATTGCTAACCAAGAGAACCACACATATCTGGCAACACTGTGGCTGGCATGTAGAAaggggtgtaagggaggtggagccccagatCACCAGGACATTGCACCGTGAGTAACCCCATGGGGCACCCCATAGTTCACCATTGACTCCTCCTTATCTTTATTGTAATGaccaaggcatggtgggtgacaGGAAGGTATCCCTCTCATGGGGAGGAAGACCCTTCATGGACATCTATCTGCCTGACATaggtccactgctttccccatatacacagagccagttatctcatcatagaaggcaatcaggttggtcagttatgatttgcccttggtgaatccaggctgactgttcctaatcactttctgcTCCTCCAAGCATCTATTGGCTGAGTTGTGAAGGGATACTTAGTTATTCAGACTGGAGAGTCAGAAGTTCCTGTTATGATGTTAGCCTTATTGTGTGCTTTTGGATATAGAAAGTAGTAGGCCCTACCTGCGCTCACCCAGTCTACCAACTTCATGGAGACAAGCTACTAGTTTagattttttcctgtttatttcaAATGTACATAACGGACTTAGTAATTTTCATTGGTAAATACTCTTCACCTAGTACATATTTCAGTTTCCTGATTGCCATGGTCTCCAAAACTTAGTTATACATAGAGTCTGCCCAGTCTTAACCTGATCTATAGTGGCTGATTCCCACAGGGTGCAATTAGTGATCTGGAAGCACCCGCAAACACTTGGGAGCAACAGGAGTGGCTGTAACGAATTGACAGTTCATAATATCCAATAGAAGGGGTAGAAAGGTGGATATGTGGTACTGAAGTTGGAGGGGAGGAATGGAGTGGAGTGGGTGGATCTGAAGCTGTGGGATCCAGCAGAAATTCTGTCTGTGCCAGGCACTGTGTAAAGTGCAGGAGACAAGTGTTGGGCTCCCTTCTACTCAGATAAACCTCTTTACATGTGATGTTCATGTCTTCAGCTCTTCATCCAGAAAGCTTGTTCCTGGGTCTCCTCTACAGGGAGATCCTATCTCCTACCAAGGTGACTGTGTTGGGCTTGATGCAATCACTAAGACATACTCCTGAAGAATGGACTGCTTCCATATCGTGTAAAGCAGTGAAGGGTGCTGCACTCAGACCTGTGCCCTAGCATTGCATTTGCCTCACCCCCTGGTGCATCTGCTTTAAGCTGTGTTGGGTGGTACTAACAGGTGACGGGAGCAGTTTCAGCCTTTGCTGTTTCTAAACAAGGAGTgatcctttctttcttcttattGATGAAGGGCTCTTCCTTGAACCCAGACTTGTTCAAGAACAAGCAGTGCTTAGAAAAATTCCAGGTTATATGCCTGCCTCTAAAACTCATGGAGTCGGTGTGTGGGGAACTCTGGGGAGTGTTTTTCCAGGGAGTAAGTGATTGGGCTCCATAAAAATCCCCAGGTCTGTCTACCAATTTTAGAGGATATTGGTCACCACAACCTGTCAGGAACTGTTCACTCTGTGTCCTTCCACAGTAGCCCAGGGTAGAAGAAGATATAAAATGTGAGGGGGAAATTCCTGCATCAGCCCTGGAACAAGGATCTCACTGTTCTCTGGTTTTATACACCGTGCTGGGGGACACCACGACTGTTCCTTGATCCCATGAAAGCCTGCGTTCAAAGGGCTTGGATGAGAACCACATCTCCTTTAGCTGAGTAATTTCCCCAGTTGATTTGAAATCTAAAGGTGTATGAAAGTAGTTATTTGGCACTTATACATGCTCTTAGTACTTGTTTCTTTAGGGACGGGTCACACAAAAAGGGTCGCAGAAATTTAACAAAAAGAACAACACACACCAAAGACTGCTGGTGTGGAAAGAAACGCAGATCTATGCACGGGGATGCCCATTTTATTTGACCTGCAGTCTAGAGCTGTGTGCCACTGAGCCAATCCCTAGGTGAAGTTTGGCTGAGACTAGAGCTGGGGACAGAACTTGCCAAGATTCATTTTCTGGCCGGGGTCTGCACCTTGAACATCCCCAGTGGTGGTAAGGATGCAGGGAAGACAGTCCTTCCTTCTCAtgttcttgtgacaaggtatctagcagaaatcaaattaattggaatctgacagggctgcaccATGAGCACTGGTCCTACAGCCTTGGAATTGCAATCTCTGGGTTGTCAACTGTACGTCTTAGTGCCTGCACCACTCCAGCCCTGGGAAGGCTGTGAACCCAGGGTTAGTAGTGAATGGGAGGCAGGGACTTCTTCAGGACCACAGTGGGAGTCCCTTACTCTAGCACCTTCCACCTTACCCAGCACTTAAAGGACAATAATCTAAAATGGAAGGAAGTGATTACAAGCTgcattggttttatttttaaatgtacgTTGATTTTCCTACTTGAGAATCTCATCCTGATTCCTCAGCAAGAAAAAGCCACAGCTAGGGGTGTGGGCTGTTGGGAATTGGTTTAAGTGCCACAGCCTTTGGTTTATTGATATCTGGAACAGGCTGAACAAAGCTCTCTGACAGGGAAAAGGGATTATGCCAACATCCTGAATAGTCCTGGATGACTGAGGCCAATGTTTTTGAGATAGTAAATCCTGACAGCTTTGGCGGGCTTCTTTTACAATTGTTTAAGCCAAAATTCATCACCTTAATTTTTATGATGGTAGAAAATGTTTATCTTTGGAGGTGCCTGTGTCTATATAGCTCCAAGGATGGAAGGAACAGTGTCATGGGTTCTTCATTAGACATCATATTGATCTAATGATCCAGGAGGTCTGTGGCAGACCAGATCTTTGGCAACTGTCCTGCCAGAAGCAACATGCAGCAAAATGGGTGGgtcatgccaccaccaccagctgacCCAAAGTCCTGATTTGAGTGATAACAGTACATAGTGCAGCCATCAGCCTCTTATTGCCAGTAAGGTTTGACTTTCTCAAAGCCTCGAAGGGTTTGTACAATAGCTCATACAGAGTGATCAGATCTGCCCAAAGCTATTGACAGGAGTATTTTCATTCCTTTTCCTTAATGATGCcgcattttttcatttttcatgccAAATAATATCCCAtctaatgcacattttccattTCTGGAAGCtcacctggctcccagctctggtcaCTACCTCAGAGTGCGCTGAATACTCATAAAGAATGGTTGACTGGTGTCACATTCTCACGTCCGTGGCAGAGCCGGTTGGAGCTCCTTagcataattttaaataaaaaaggatagACAACTTTTCTGGGATTCTTTCTAGACGCTTTTGAAAGGCTTCTTGACAATTTCTGAGAGCCAAAACCTGGGTCAGTGTTCTCCTGAGACTGGGTCAAATTCCTaaatggaaattatttttctgtaattagaAAAGTATGTAAAATACTGGTCAACAGTGAGAGAATATTATGTATTTAAATTTGGGATGTGGGTCTATTTAAATCATGAAAGTGTAAAAATTCCTAGGAGATGTCTCATGACATGCTATTTCTATCGGTGTCTTAGGAGGAGATTCTGGTTACAGGTCTGTCCCCAGTGCAAGTGTTACATTCCAGGATGTGGGTTAGAATGGGGAATTCAGGGGTCACATGGACATTCTGGACACGATGGCCTGAATTTTATTCAGGGTCAGCAATCCAGACACCTGGGACCCAAAGTGCTGTTGTGTGTGAAACCCCTGGATGGGTCTAGATTGCCTGTGTCTCATACAGACTGCTTTTCTCACCAACATTTGAGCTGATAGAAAAAGCTGCACAAAAACACCATTTGAAATATATGGCAGCATTATGTTTTATTCATCTCACAAATTGGATCACCTGCGCTACCTTTTCTGGTGTGCCATTAATCAACTAACATTTAATGATATCCAGACCCCTATTATGTTTTAGAGTATCCTCTTAACTGACCTGGCTACTTactgtgtcatttctgtcccagcAGGTTGTCTTCCGGGAAGGCTATGACAGAGGAAAATGATACACTGGTGACAGAGTTCATCCTGGTTGGACTTTACCATTATCCCCAGGCACAGACTGCCTTCTTTTGGTTTGTGCTAATTGTTTATATAGTGACCTTCATAGGGAACAGCCTCATTGTGATGTTGATAGTTGTTAACCGCCAGCTCAACACCCCTATGTATTTTTTCCTCAGCAACCTCTCCTTCCTTGACATCTGTTACTCTTCCAgcactgccctgcagctcctggggaagggttttgcaaaaaaacccaccatctCCCTTAGCAGTTGCTTGGCTCAAGGTTATGTTTCCATCTTCCTAGGCATAACAGAGAGCCTCCTCCTGGCTGTCATGGCCTATGATCGCTTTGCAGCCATCTGCAAGCCTCTGCAGTATTCTCTGATCATGAATGGAAAGGTTTGCATCCACCTGGCTGCATTTTCCTGGGTCAGTGCCTTTCTTCTTACTGTGATCCGGCAATTGGTCCAGCCAAAGCATTTCTGTGGACATGTTATCAACCATTTCACATGTGAACTCCAAGCAGTCTTTAAGCTGGCCTGTTCTGATACCAGTTTCAGTGAGCTGGTCAACTTAGTCACTGCTTTATTGGTTCTTGTGGCACCCTTCATCTTCATTGTGGTGACATATGTGCTTATTGGCCAGGCTGTGTTGCGTATCCGTTCAGCCCAGGGCAGAAACAAAGCCCtttccacctgcagctcccacctggctgcggTCAGTATATTCTATGGTGCAACCATGTTCATATACCTGAGACCTCAGTCCAAATCATTCTCTGACAAGGACAAGCTCATCAGTGTGTT
Encoded here:
- the LOC102565374 gene encoding olfactory receptor 13H1-like, translated to MTEENDTLVTEFILVGLYHYPQAQTAFFWFVLIVYIVTFIGNSLIVMLIVVNRQLNTPMYFFLSNLSFLDICYSSSTALQLLGKGFAKKPTISLSSCLAQGYVSIFLGITESLLLAVMAYDRFAAICKPLQYSLIMNGKVCIHLAAFSWVSAFLLTVIRQLVQPKHFCGHVINHFTCELQAVFKLACSDTSFSELVNLVTALLVLVAPFIFIVVTYVLIGQAVLRIRSAQGRNKALSTCSSHLAAVSIFYGATMFIYLRPQSKSFSDKDKLISVFYVFITPVLNPLIYSIRNKDVQGALKRTIMRIVLC